A window of Methanomassiliicoccales archaeon genomic DNA:
GAGCGGGGCCGGTATGGATGTCTTTCTCGCTGCAAGAAAGGTGGGACCAAAGGGCTTGGTCATAGGCGTGGACCGAACCGACGAGATGCTGAAGAGGGCGAGGACGGCCGCCGAGAAGCAGTCTCTCTCCAACGTCGACTTCAGAAAGGGGGAGATCGAGAACCTGCCCGTGGAATCCAATTCCGTGGACGTGATCATCAGCAACTGCGTGATCAACCTGGTGACCGATAAGGAGGCGGTTTTCAGGGAGGCCTTCAGGGTGCTGAGGCCTGGAGGAAAGCTCGCCATCTCCGACAGGGTTCTCATAAAGGAGCTTCCAGAAGGCGCCGAGGAGGATCTTGAATTGTGGTCGGCCTGCGTTTCCGGTGCCATAATGGAGGACGAGTACCTTGGCGGAATGGCAAGGGCGGGTTTCGTAGATATTGTGGTAGAGGATCAGCACACATTCTCACTGGAAGAGCTCAAAAAAATCGTGAAGCCCATCGCCGAGAAGAGGCGAAGGGAGGGCAAGGAATTCAACGAGGAACTGGTCATAAATTCATATCTTGCGGTGGCAAGCGACAGGATCGCGGCCTGGAAGCCGGCCTGAGATTCCGTGATAAAGGATATCTGGGAAAAGCTTAAGACCAGCACGTCCCTCATACGGTAGATGAGCTCGGGAAGGCGCTTCGATCTGGTCGCGTTCGACATGGACGGGGTTCTGGTGGAGTACAACTCCACCTGGTGTTGGATCCACAACCACTTCGGTGTCAGCAACGACACCGCCCTTCAGGAGTTCATCGACGGGGACATCGACGATCACGAGTTCATGCGCAGAGACATCGCCCTCTGGAAGGAGCGGATCCCTGACATCAACATCGATTACATCAATGATGTTCTAGATCCAGTTCCAGAAGTGAAGGGTGTGGGAGAGACCGTTCAAGCGCTGAGAACGGAGGGGATCAAGACCATCATCGTCAGCGGTGGATTGGACATCGTGGCCCAGAGGATCGCCGATTCTTATGGATTCGACGGATGGGCCGCCAACGGCCTTGAGGTGGACGATTTAGGAGCCCTCACTGGAAAGGGCATTCTCAGGGTGGAGCTCGTCAACAAGAGAAAGGCGCTTGACTCCTTTCTAGAAAAGTGGGGAATATCCAGCGATCGAACAGCGGCGGTCGGCAACAGTTTCGTCGATGTCTCTATGTTCAAGGGTTGCTCCTTCTCGATCGCGTACAACCCCATCGACGCCTGGGTGGCCGAGAACGCCAACG
This region includes:
- the arsM gene encoding arsenite methyltransferase, which codes for MSNEKSEESIREAVGDRYRKVATEGKVTACLDEDCQIIKIYTPEDLDSVPEEVSKRSCACGNPVAIAGLKEGDVVLDLGSGAGMDVFLAARKVGPKGLVIGVDRTDEMLKRARTAAEKQSLSNVDFRKGEIENLPVESNSVDVIISNCVINLVTDKEAVFREAFRVLRPGGKLAISDRVLIKELPEGAEEDLELWSACVSGAIMEDEYLGGMARAGFVDIVVEDQHTFSLEELKKIVKPIAEKRRREGKEFNEELVINSYLAVASDRIAAWKPA
- a CDS encoding HAD-IB family phosphatase codes for the protein MSSGRRFDLVAFDMDGVLVEYNSTWCWIHNHFGVSNDTALQEFIDGDIDDHEFMRRDIALWKERIPDINIDYINDVLDPVPEVKGVGETVQALRTEGIKTIIVSGGLDIVAQRIADSYGFDGWAANGLEVDDLGALTGKGILRVELVNKRKALDSFLEKWGISSDRTAAVGNSFVDVSMFKGCSFSIAYNPIDAWVAENANAVVNSDDLSDILPLLLD